One Epinephelus lanceolatus isolate andai-2023 chromosome 10, ASM4190304v1, whole genome shotgun sequence genomic region harbors:
- the sostdc1a gene encoding sclerostin domain-containing protein 1a yields the protein MHLSAYESCHSLVVLCILLRSCHAFKNDATELLFSHVSAPVPEVQSNVTLNRARTGGRGAANGAHDRGERSQIGCRELRSTKYISDGHCTSINPIKELVCAGECLPAQMLQNWIGGAYGRKLWSRRSSNHDWRCVNDKTRTQRIQLQCQDSSTRTYKITVVTSCKCKRYSRQHNESGNKFEEPALSPPQLLHKHKSKSKRRLGKNRLSENWHDTEP from the exons ATGCACCTGAGCGCGTACGAGTCGTGCCATTCCCTGGTCGTACTTTGCATCCTGCTGAGGAGTTGTCACGCCTTCAAGAACGACGCCACGGAGCTGCTGTTCTCGCACGTGAGCGCGCCGGTGCCGGAGGTTCAGAGTAATGTGACCCTGAACCGCGCACGGACCGGCGGGAGAGGAGCGGCCAACGGGGCGCACGACAGAGGCG AGCGAAGCCAAATCGGGTGCAGAGAGCTGAGGTCTACTAAGTACATCTCCGACGGCCATTGCACCAGCATCAACCCCATCAAGGAGCTGGTGTGCGCTGGTGAGTGTCTCCCAGCTCAGATGCTTCAGAACTGGATTGGCGGCGCCTACGGCAGGAAGCTGTGGAGTCGCCGGAGCAGCAACCACGACTGGCGGTGCGTCAACGACAAGACCCGCACCCAGCGCATCCAGCTGCAGTGCCAGGACAGCAGCACGAGAACGTACAAAATCACCGTGGTCACCTCCTGCAAGTGCAAGAGGTACTCGAGGCAGCACAACGAGTCGGGCAACAAGTTCGAGGAGCCGGCTCTGTCGCCGCCGCAGCTCCTGCACAAGCACAAGTCCAAGAGCAAGAGGAGGCTGGGGAAGAACCGGCTGAGTGAGAACTGGCACGACACTGAACCCTGA